AGCCTTGGATAAATAAACCGATCATACACTGGCGTTACGTTGCaaattaacaataatgtaTCACTTGAAAACGCGCTCTATTATATTTTCGCTAACCTACTATCACAATAAACGATAAACATCAATATTATAGTAACAAGACCAAAGGACTGTAGCACTTAAAAACATCTGGGCCAccttgtaacattttttttttttgattgtcGAGAGTATCAAAGACAGTAttcgttaaataaattacgacAATATCCGCAAATATTGCACTTTACAACTAGAGAAGGTTCGCATCAGGTAACTCACAGTTAGACTTGGAAAAAAGATTGTTTTTTAGGAAAACAGTCACAGAACTCCACCGCTTTCGGACTCCACGCGAGCCATCCGCGTCTCGAACTCCTTCAGGAGCGCCACCTTCGCCTAAACAaacatttcaaattaaatttaaatttaaaggtcaaatatttttggccagtaaaaataataaaagcacaGTTATAgttatacaagacgataaagacattgtttatttatttcatgagTAGATAGACAATCTTTATCGTCGGGtataatacaacattttttgcaagactataaattaaagaaaaaaaaaattattacttcaaattaatattttggaatttgtaaatttaactgaataaaataaattctaaaCAATTGTACacttgtataaaaataaaaaagtagttttaaaaacattaaatccAATAAAACATAAGTGTTTATTATTTGATTCAAAAAATGAGCTGTTTAAAACAGAATCGTAAATGAACGTTTATTTGAGTTTTACTGTGCAAATTGAAATCAGATATTGTCAATGTACGATTTTTTTAcccaacaaattttaataaaaccttGTGTATTTCCAgcgagaaattttttttaaatatcctggaaacaaaaaaatcactaaaagtACGTATGAGTGGTATGTTTAGTGAGTACTTTTAGGTTGGTAGAATTCCCGCGCTTGTAATCCTACGCCGTTTTTGGAACTGTCAAGTTTAGTGGTGTTgtcacaaaaaattcaaaacgtgttgtattaaaaaaacgggattatttttctttaacgCTGGTTTTAAAGTGCTAATAActgttttaataaacattcatTGGTGTTAGTGGTTATTTGAAGTCATTAGAACTTGAACAGTTTAaggaatttttacaattttcttcaTGTAAGTGCAAATATTCGTAATAGATTGGTAAACAGTGGCTTAATCTTAAACAATTTGACCCCTAAAGACGTCAGATAGAGTATTGTAGCGGAAAAAGTAAGATTTTGTCTGGTGTTACTTTTCGTGGCGGAGTCTTGTCAATTTATCACTAGACTTGTTCAAAAACTCACCTTATTCCGGCACTCGGCCAAAGCGTCCTTAACCGCCTCATGCTGCCTTTGCAACTCCTCTCTCCGACTCTCAAAAATCTGCCCCAGCTTTTCCCTCTCTGAGACCCCCCGGCCCACAACAGCAGACTCCGCTTCCCTTTTAACCCTCGTGAACTGTTCACGATTTCGGTGCTTTTTCGCCAAAGCTTTGACTTCTTCTCGATGGTCGGCTTGTAACTTTCGCATCAAGTCGGTGGTTTCGCGCTCGAACTGGTCTTTGAGTGTCTTCAGTTGGTTGTTTTGTGAGATTTTCATCACTTTTTCGGCCGTGTTGTAAATCACTTCGTGGTATTTTTCGCGCAGCTCCTTTTCCTGACACACAAAGTCGCGGTTAACGGACAGGAGACGCTCCGAGTGGCTGCGGGGCAGCGACGGCTTGTCGGGGTCGCCGCTGCTGGTCTCCGGGCCGTCCGCCACGCACGTGAGGGGCTCCACGCTCGGCGACTCCGTCGAGAACACGCCGCTCacgcttaaaaattaaattgtgttGGTTCAATGTGTTCCAAAAGTCATAAAACGAGTCATAAATGCGCCAAAAATCAACAAGTCATTTATTATCCTCAGTTTATTGGAGTTCGTAAAGTTTTTACTTCATGTAAATGgctattttttcagaattacaTAAATAAGTCAAACATGCTCTAGTTACAAATTCAGTCATTTTCACTGTtgctgaaataataataattactatgTTTGAAGTTCTCCGTGAAAACCACTAATCTATGAACACTGAACATGCATGTAAGCATTCGTTTCTCTCCGATATCTACGAAGATTTTCAGTCTCGAGTCATGTGCAAGATGTTCGTGCAGAATAAATTGAAGAAAGGTGTCACCACACATGACATAAAAACTCACCAAACTGTGCACAGGCTCCATATACCAGTTGGTTGTTCAGAACAACTGGTCTGGTTGTCCGTCCTTGTGACatagtaattattattgtttcaacAAGCAATTAACTAGTGATTCCCCTGTGGACAAGGCCGGACTGGTCTGTTTTAtcacttattgttttttttaattaaaattgcttCAACCAACCAaccaattttcttttattttaattcgttttcaTACGATTAAGCAATTGTATAGATGTATGACAAAGTAATAAAGATTCTTACGCAAAAAaacctatttattttttggcgcCAGATAAAAATCACCgacttttacaattttttttaataagtgcATTAGTCGAAAGACAACagacagtaaaaaataattaaatttgcgaATAGTTTGGGCAAAAACATAAACGGACAGGGCCAGTCCGGCCCTGCTTGCGAcacacaaaaacttacatatTTTTACTGGATAATCGCTTGACCAGCTTCATGTTAATCAAACGTGACCTCTTCTCGGAAAAATCGCCCGATTTCTGCGACTGCAACGTCATTTTCTTCTTCTCGTGTTTTTTCCTTAAATTCTCCAATTTCTTGTccaattccaattttttctcCTTAACTAATTTATTGTCAAGAATCTTGTCCAATGGTTCGGCTATCAGTTCTTCAAACTTTTCTTCTTTGACTTCAATATTTTTCGGTAAGGAGTTGGAATCGTGTTGTGGATTTTTTGTGTCAACACTGGTCGCTATTACGGGGCCTTCGTTATCGGAGGTGGCGTCCACTGAAGCCGCCCCTGTTGCTATCAAGGGCCGTTGGATTGGACTTCCGTTGGTGGCTTGTTCTTTGGCTAGAGTGGTCATGAAAAAATTGATCTTACTTTTTTGGGGCTAgcgacaatttttaaatttttaaatttctagtttttttttaatattagtacattaataataaaaatagttctcatccggtaatagttttttaaatcttacCACTCaagctattttttttctggtcTTCGGTCCCTTCGGCCGGTTCCATGTCATCAGTGAGAACAGCTAACTGTTGTGCGCGTTTTTCCAAATCACTTTGATACTTGATCGGGTTGGCTAAAGCCTCTGCAAAGTCAGAAAGGCCGTCCGGTACATAATCCTTGACCACAATATGAAGAAATAACGTGGCCAGAGGTAACGGTTGTCCGATTTCAGTTCGTAAATTTACGTGTCGATAACCAGGACACAGTCCAACAACTGGAAGAACTCGATGTCCAATAAAACGCCCAGATTCTTCATACGCCGCGATTCGAATCGAAGCCAAATCAGGCAGAAcgacttttttaaaaacgaaagGTTCCTCATCATAGACTGGATTAATTCCATTATTGGGCACAGTTTTCGTCCGGAAGCGTTTCCGTACTGTGTCGGCTGGTAGGCCATACATTTCCACTTCGACATAAGTCCCTACTCTCTTATCAGTCAAAAATTGTCCAGATATCACAGTTATTTTGACCGTTCCTGCGATTATACCATCGACTGTTGATTCAGCGAAAGGATAAAACCGCCGATCAGTTCGTCGCATAAATTCAGGCTTGAGCAAATAACCACAACGAAAATTATACTCAAAAATGCCCAAATTTAATTGCATGGCTAAATCAAGTGTTTGGAAATTTAAAGCAACGAGCTGACAGCCGGCATTCCAAAAAACCTGAGGCATGAAGTTTGATGAGTCGAAACGAGTGCCAGCCGGGTAAACGCGGCTCAGTTGATGTTTGTTGTAGTTGACGAACTGAACGGGATATTCTTTCAAAAGTGAAGTTGCCTGCTTTTCATCAAATGACGACATTTCATAACTGCGgtttttttctgcaaaaattgcACCAAATTATTGCTTGACCCGACTAGGGAGGACTATAGATTAGGAGTCGCAACGGGTTAAAAAATCGTACCTAAAGATACAGTACGGCAAAGTAGCACTGAGGGCGCCCCGAGCGTTTAAACTCAATCAATTGATTAATTAcatgcaaataaaattgttttcatagctaactaatatttttttaaactgcgCCATCTAGCGACTCTAACTAAACTCAcaataaacaacaataaacTAACTTTTCGCATTTTCGAAGCTGGTGAAATGCACCGGTTGTACGTAATTCACTAGAGCCGATATCTCGGCTCCTGCCTCGGTCTCTCCAGCTGTTGCCGCTTTGTGATCGCTTCCTTCATTCGTCGGTTCCGTCGAATTGTCCGTTTCGAGTGTTTCGCCGTCTTCGTCACTTGACGATTCTTCATCTTCTGTCCCAGTTGAGTCTTTAGAacccttgaaaaaaaaacgaatgctagggaaaaaattagtttattttttatttacttgtcTGCAATTGGCCTGCAATGGAGGGGCGTGGTGTGGAACGTCACCGTTTCCGGTGGGTTCCGATGGTGGTGCTTCCGGTTGGGCCGATGTGCTTTTTTTATGGTGGTGAtgatggtggtggtggtggtgatgtttttttttattctttattattatcttgCGCTTCAGGACTGATGGTGGAGGCAAAGGCTGGCCTTCAAACAGAATTTAACACTCATTTGCAGAAAAAACGCAAAACTTAAAACATTATcatcaaaattgttttcaaatagAACGGAAAGatgacattattaaaaaaaatgattaaaaattacttttaacaaATAGACATTATTTCGCGgactttttgtttaaaataagtaaaactttgaatttttcttcatCTCTTTCTACTGCGAATTAAATGCTCTATCTGccgcaaatttttttgtatgtggTGAGTTcggcattatttaaaaataaaacttttatttcgatgcttttaaaataatgagaaACAACTGCGCCATCTAGCGACACTAATGGAACTTACGAGAACGgggacattttattttattgtgagTCGTGTCGCATCCTAGTATTTAGTTCTCCGCACAATTGACAAAGtatgaaaaaatagttaaaaaaattatttaattaattaaacagtaAAATTATGATTTCTTTACTGATCGTaacaaggaaaataaaaaatgctaaattgtaaaaaatgaaaaaaaaattgtgataatTGTTAAATACCTGGCTCCAACTTGTACGCCTCTAGAGGTGCCTCTAGCAGCATTTCTCCGAAAATCTCGCGACAATAATTGGCGATTTTCGCCTGTTGTCTCGGATTACAGTGATTTTCAAACGACAAAACCACCGGAAAATCGGACGTTTTGAATGCACTTTCAGCAATCGCTTCAAGCACTTCCCTTGCTGAAATTTCAGGAACAAACGTATAACCGTGCACAATGATCGGTTCCTCTCTCCCATTCCAAAAATCCAACTCGACGCAACTAAAAACTAGTCGTTAAATCTGACAACAGGCGTAGAAATCGTGCAACAGACCGACATCCAGCCAATAAACACTGTCTGTACATCTCTGTGCTGGATTTGCCCGTTAGTTGGTGTCCAGTTAAATAAGTATTGTGCGACGAATTAATGAAATAGTGGGCGAGGGGATGATCCATTTCGTCGCAAAGTTCGTATTTACTCGGTGCTATTATATTGTTATCTTCCGACATGAGGTAGCGGAGAAAACCGTCGAAGGATAACTGGCCTTTTTGTGCATTGTATTTGTTGGGCTCGTATTGTGCGATGATGTCTTTGGCGCGTGCTGTGTTTGCGTAAGGATGTAGAATTTCGTTCAGGCGCGGATCTCGTTgcgttttgttcaaaaaatcgACGAATTGTGCGGCCGTCATGTGCTTTTTTGAACCAACACTGAAACGAAATGTTGGGGAAAAGCTTGCAATCACGTTTAGTAATTTacagtgtgaggaaattttatgggcgaaggttagtgcatgggcgcgcgcttgcagtcagataaacctttaaatcgaaatgttgtggaacagcttacattgttgatataagttaggaaagagtattaaaaaatgtttagacaaagaattttttgtttcaaccctcgcgaaggggctgaaaagacgttttagctaaaaatttgcaaacacctaaaattggacacattttgcgtttacatactcatatcttctttctggataaagctagaaaatccgttttttttgcaaacaaattttcaataaatgcagatttatgcgtagtttaacaaggttgagttttgataaagggaaaccaaaaaaattacattttcttgtaacgttgcataattgtgtagtgaaattttcgagatgctggaaagttttttaatttaaaagatagactcccacataatcgagacgaaataaagctaatacttgaaataaatttttggtgcaagaatcatttcgttatctgtaagactcaccaacttattgcaatttaaacttactgcaaaatgcgcctgaggtgaaaccgaaccgtatttccctctgaagcgtgttcatcgcctttgataacatttcgagagctaaaaatcgtaattcgtaaataattaaaaaataattaatgtcacttatctattaatattatacctttacttttaaccgccctaactctctgttaattttaataatatctaaaaagtcaaaagaacatttttatctcatgtacttatttaaaaagcataaaagtgacccagtagaactaaattacgaaattgtaattcatttcgaagtattctttggtgtgacattaatatttttttaattatttaccatttttagcccttgaaatgttttcaaccaCACCACGTTTCAAAGGGAAATACGCTGTGATTTCACCTCGAGCACATTTTGTAGCTTTATTTaaagtcctttttaaaaaaatatacaaatcgtaACGTTTCTGACGAATCAACAATTGTAGTTACATGCTGGGGTACTTGGTTAGAAGcaaatgtctaaaaattttaatcaattaaaatcatttgtttattgctttaaacGACGATGCACAAAGCattaaacaatgtaaaactttagttttaacCACAAAGTGAGTTtctcaacttaatttaattgaaaacaatttttcaaatattccaactacgatcaaatttctagaaacgtaaaattttaaattatccaTTACAGTTGAGAAATTTGAGTTTACGTTGATAGAGTTAAAATCTGTAGAATGGTCATTACgagataaatttaatgcaaaaattgacgcAGTTACTAGAAATCCcgattttctagttttaaaacaaatagcgAATAATGTACCACCTTCGATATATTTTGCGTTAGcaccaaactttttatttactccTGTAACCAGCTGTGATgtagaaagaaatttttcgaaattcgaag
The sequence above is a segment of the Tribolium castaneum strain GA2 chromosome 9, icTriCast1.1, whole genome shotgun sequence genome. Coding sequences within it:
- the Plc21C gene encoding 1-phosphatidylinositol 4,5-bisphosphate phosphodiesterase classes I and II; its protein translation is MSATPGGRTGAAATPSNAVSLKSIEVPQALQNGEKFIKWDEDSGVGTPVTLRVDKYGFYLHWVDQNHEMDLLDIATIRDTRTGRYAKIPKDPKLRQIVTMGSQDTLEEKTVTVCCANDFVNMNFINFCCTRKEIARLWTDALMSLAYNLNQINGTANLYLLKAYTKLILVTDKTGKIPIKNIIKMFAQSRDDKRRIETVLQSTGLPYGKNDTLSPEKFQFEDFFNFYKNLTQRSEIEKVFNDIVGSKKHMTAAQFVDFLNKTQRDPRLNEILHPYANTARAKDIIAQYEPNKYNAQKGQLSFDGFLRYLMSEDNNIIAPSKYELCDEMDHPLAHYFINSSHNTYLTGHQLTGKSSTEMYRQCLLAGCRCVELDFWNGREEPIIVHGYTFVPEISAREVLEAIAESAFKTSDFPVVLSFENHCNPRQQAKIANYCREIFGEMLLEAPLEAYKLEPGQPLPPPSVLKRKIIIKNKKKHHHHHHHHHHHKKSTSAQPEAPPSEPTGNGDVPHHAPPLQANCRQGSKDSTGTEDEESSSDEDGETLETDNSTEPTNEGSDHKAATAGETEAGAEISALVNYVQPVHFTSFENAKKKNRSYEMSSFDEKQATSLLKEYPVQFVNYNKHQLSRVYPAGTRFDSSNFMPQVFWNAGCQLVALNFQTLDLAMQLNLGIFEYNFRCGYLLKPEFMRRTDRRFYPFAESTVDGIIAGTVKITVISGQFLTDKRVGTYVEVEMYGLPADTVRKRFRTKTVPNNGINPVYDEEPFVFKKVVLPDLASIRIAAYEESGRFIGHRVLPVVGLCPGYRHVNLRTEIGQPLPLATLFLHIVVKDYVPDGLSDFAEALANPIKYQSDLEKRAQQLAVLTDDMEPAEGTEDQKKNSLSAKEQATNGSPIQRPLIATGAASVDATSDNEGPVIATSVDTKNPQHDSNSLPKNIEVKEEKFEELIAEPLDKILDNKLVKEKKLELDKKLENLRKKHEKKKMTLQSQKSGDFSEKRSRLINMKLVKRLSSKNMTDNQTSCSEQPTGIWSLCTVCVSGVFSTESPSVEPLTCVADGPETSSGDPDKPSLPRSHSERLLSVNRDFVCQEKELREKYHEVIYNTAEKVMKISQNNQLKTLKDQFERETTDLMRKLQADHREEVKALAKKHRNREQFTRVKREAESAVVGRGVSEREKLGQIFESRREELQRQHEAVKDALAECRNKAKVALLKEFETRMARVESESGGVL